A window of Rhinolophus ferrumequinum isolate MPI-CBG mRhiFer1 chromosome X, mRhiFer1_v1.p, whole genome shotgun sequence contains these coding sequences:
- the LOC117028537 gene encoding eukaryotic translation initiation factor 1-like — protein MSAIRNLHSFDPFADASKGDDLLPVGTEGYIHIRIQQRNGRKTLTAVQGIADDYDKKKLVKAFKKKFACNGTVIEHPEYREVIQLQGDQCKNICQFLTDWTG, from the coding sequence ATGTCCGCTATCCGGAACCTCCACTCTTTCGACCCCTTTGCTGATGCAAGTAAGGGTGATGACCTGCTTCCTGTTGGCACAGAGGGTTATATCCATATAAGAATTCAACAGAGAAATGGCAGGAAGACCCTTACTGCTGTCCAAGGGATCGCTGATGATTATGATAAAAAGAAACTAGTGAAGGCGTTTAAGAAGAAATTTGCCTGCAATGGTACTGTAATTGAGCATCCAGAATACAGAGAAGTAATTCAGCTTCAGGGTGACCAGTGCAAGAACATATGTCAGTTCCTCACAGACTGGACTGGCTAA